The genomic stretch TGCGGGATGACGGCCACACCCACCGCCGCGGCGATGAGACCGAGGATGGTGATGACCACCATGATTTCGATGAGCGTCATGCCGCGGTTGCGGCGCTGCTTCCTCTGCTGCTTCTGGCTCTGGCGCATGTGTGCTCTCCATCCCGGGTGACTTTCTGGCAGGCCACCCTTGTGTCGTCGTGTCTTCTTGTCAGGGCGTCCGGACGCTGTCCGCCGCCCCGGCGGGCGGGCGAGGCTGCTGGGGACCGTACAACCGGGCCCCCACGGTCAGCAGCGCCGCCGCCATGGCGACCATTGCCGCCAGGGTGACGCGTTGAATCCAACGGTCCGCCATGTCGTTCATCATTCCGCCACACCTCACCGGATGGCCGAGTTCACCTGCAGAATCGGCATCAGGATGGAGAGCGCGACGAATGCAATCACCGCGCCCATCACCACGATGAGGAGGGGCTCCAGCAGCGAGGTGAGGGCGCTGATGCGCACGTTCACCTGCGTCTCGTAGTTGTCCGCCACGCTGGTGAGCATCTCCTCCAACTGGCCGGAGCGCTCTCCGATGGCGACCATGTGGTACACCAGCGGGGGGAATTCCCCGGAGCGCTTCAGCGGGTTGGCGATGCTTTCGCCCTCGCGGATGGAGTCGCGGGCCTTCTCGACGACCTCCGCCAGGACGGTGTTGGTCATGATGGCCTTGACGATGTCCATGGCCGCCAGCAGCGGGACGCCGCTCTTGAGCAGCGTGGACAGCGTGCGGGCGAAGCGGGAGATGGACAGCAGGCGCACCATGTTGCCCACCAGCGGCGCCTTGAGCATGAAGCGGTCCCACTTGGGCTTGCCCGAGGGGCTCTTCGTCCAGCGCATGAAGAGGACCACGGCCAGCGCCATGGCCGGCAGCAGGATGAACCACCAGTTCTGGAAGAAGTTGCTGGAGGCGATGAGGAAGCGCGTGCTCAGGGGCAGCGTGGCCTTCATCGTCTCGAAGATCTTCGTCACCTTCGGCACCACGAAGACCATGAGGGCCACGAGGATGCCGCCGCCCACCACCATCATGATGGCGGGGTAGAGCATGGTGCTGAGAATCTTCTGCTGCAGCCGGGCCTGGTTCTCCGTGAAGTCCGCCAGGCGCGTGAGCACCGCGTCCAGCGCGCCGGAGGCCTCGCCCGCGCGCACCATGTTCACGTAGATGCTGGGGAAGATTTTCGGGTGCTGCCCCATGGCTTCCGCCAGGGACGAGCCTTCATTGACGCGCTGCTTGATGTCGGAGAGGGCGCGCTTGAAGCGCTCCTTCTCCACCTGGTCCACCAGCGCGCTGAGCGACTCCACCAGCGTGACGCCCGCACCCAGCAGCGTGGACAGCTGCCGGGTGAAGATGGCCACGTCGTCGGTGTTGACGCGGCCCCGGCCCAGCTTGCGCAGGTCGATGTCGCGCGCCACCAGCGCCGCGTTGGTGCCCTTGGCCACGGCGGCCCGGCTGCCTTCGGCCTGGGCCAGCACGTCCGTGAGGAAGATGCCGTCGGCGCGCAGCTTGGACCGCAGCGTCTTGGGTGAGTCCGCCTCGAGCAGGCCCTTGATCTGCTTGCCCGCGGAATTGAGACCTCTGTACTCGAAGACCGGCATGGTTCAGGAACCCCGGCCCCTCCCAGGGAGGAGCTGTCGGCTACATGTCCTCCTGGGTGATGCTGAGCACCTCGGCGATGGTCGTCTCGCCCAGGGCAATCTTCCGCGCGCCGTCATCGAGCAGCGTCGTCATGCCCTTGGACGTGGCGGACCGCTTGATGGTGGAGGCGTCCACGTTCTTCAGCACGAGCTGGCGCACGTCGTCATCCACGGGGAGGAACTCGTAGATGCCGGTTCGCCCGCGGTAGCCGTTGCGGTTGCAGGAGGGGCAACCGGCGGCCTTGTAGATGCGGTCCACGCCGTAGCGCTGCTTGAAGGAGGCCACCGAGTGGCCCAGTTCCTTCAGCTCCGCGTCCGTGGGCTCGTGGGGCACGCGGCAGTCCGGGCACACGCGGCGCACCAGCCGCTGGGCCAGGATGCCGGTGAGCGAGGACGCCACGAGGAAGGGCTCCACGCCCATGTCCACCAGACGCGTCACGGCGCCGGCGGCGTCGTTGGTGTGGACGGTGGACAGCACCAGGTGGCCCGTCAGCGAGGCCTGGATGGCGATTTCCGCCGTCTCCTTGTCGCGAATCTCGCCGACCATGATGACGTCCGGGTCCTGGCGGAGGAAGGAGCGCAGCCCCTGCGCGAACGTCAGGCCAATCTTCGGGCTGATGGCCATCTGGCCAATGCCCTTGAGCTGGTATTCGACGGGGTCCTCGACGGTGAGGATGTTGAGGTCGGGCGTGTTGATCTTCGACAGCGCGCCGTAGAGCGTCGTCGTCTTGCCGGAGCCCGTGGGGCCCGTCACCAGGATGATGCCGTGTGAGCGCTTGATGACGGCTTCCATCGACTCGAGCGTCTTCTGGCTCATGCCGATTTCCGCCAGGTCCAGCAGCGTCGCCGTCTTGTCCAGCAGACGCATGACGATGCGCTCGCCGAAGGACGTGGGGATGGTGGACAGACGGATGTCGATGTCGCGGCCGGCCAGCTTGATGCGGATGCGGCCGTCCTGCGGCAGGCGCTTCTCCGCGATGTTGAGCTGCCCCATGACCTTCACGCGGCTGACGATGGCGTTCTGGTAGCGCTTGGGCGGCTTGATGACCTCCTGTAGCACACCGTCCACGCGGAAGCGCACCAGCAGCTCGCGCTCCATCGGCTCGATGTGGATATCGCTGGCGCGCTCCTTGGCGGCGCGGAACAGCACGGAGTTCACCAGCCGGATGACGGGCGCCTCGTCGTCCTCGTCCAGCAGGTCCTTGGGCTCGTCCAGCTCGTGGGCGATGGCGTCCAGGTCCTGCGTTTCCATCTCGTCCACGAGCTGTTCCGTCTCGTTGACGGAGCGGTCGTAGACGCTGTTGATGGCGTCGGTGATGGTGGAGCCCAGCGCGATGCGCTGGCTGACGCTCTGACCCAGCAGCACGCGCACGTGGTCCAGCGCCGCGGTGTCCAGCGGGTCGGCCACCGCCACCGCCACCGTGTCACCCTCCAGGGACAGCGGGAGGATGCGCGACTGCTTGGCGAAGTTGATGGGGATGCGCTTGACCAGCTCCGCGTCCACCTCTTCGGCGAAGATGCGCGCCAGGTAGGGCAGGTCCAGTTGGTGCCCCAGGGCCTTGGCCACGTCCTCTTCGGAGACCGCCTTCATCCCCACCAGGGCCTCGCCAATGCGCTGCCCCTTCTCGTCCTGGATGGCGAGCGCCTCCTGGAGCTTCTCCTCGGTGAGCGAGGGGACGATGGCGCGCAGGATCTCCCCCAGCGGGCGGCCACAGAGGTAGGCCTGTCCGTGAGCCACCAGCTGCGTGGCGTCGTTGCGCGAGGAAGCCGTGCTGCCGGTGGCGGCATTGGTGAGGACGGGGTCGGCGGTCAGGTTCATGGCGTCTGTTCCCCCGCCTCCGGCTGGATGCGCAGGCGTTCGGCGTCTCCTGCCTCGGGGACCGGGATGGCCTCGGACGGGGGCTGCTCGAAGTTCTGCGGGGCGGGCGCGGGCACTGGTTCTTCCGAACCATCCGGGGGCGGCATGCCTTCCCGCACCGCTGGTCCACCTTCCTCCGCCGGGGCGACGGGCGCCTGCCGCTGCGTGGAGGGCACGGCTCCCGGGCCGCTGGCCGGGGGAGGGGCCGGGGTGATGACGCGCTCGCCGGCCACGCCCGGACCGCCGTTCTCCGCGCGCTGCTCCTCCTGCGTCACCTTCTGGCCCATGCGCGACAGCGGACCGGGCTTGCGGGTGAAGTCCACCGCCACGTCGTAGCCGGGCACCTGGCCGTAGAACTGCTCCACGAACTGCTGCCGCTCCTTCATCTTGCGCTCGAAGATGACGCGGAAGTCCTCCGGCCCCCGGATGATGTAGGGCGTCAGGAAGAGGAGCAGGTTCGTCTTCGTCTTGCGGCGCGTGGTGTCGCGGAACAAGTGGCCCAGCAGCGGGATGTCACCCAGTAGCGGCACCTTGGACACGCTCTCCAGCGTGCGGTCCTGCATGATGCCGCCAATCACCAGCGTCTCCTGGTCCCGCGCGATGACGGTCGTCTTCGCGCTGCGGCGGGACGTGGTGGGACCGAGCACCGGGTCGGTGGAGGCGATCTCCTCCGTCTGCTGGTTGATGACCAGGCGGATATAGTCGCTCTCGTTGATCTGCGGCTTCACCGTCAGCTTCAGCTCCACGTTCTGACGGGTGATGGGGGCGTAGAGCGAGCCCAGGCCACCCAGGCCGCCCAGCAGGCCGCCGCCCAGACCTCCCGCGACGCCGCCGGCGCCCACGCCGCCCCCGAGCGAGCCCAGCGAGGACGGGTTGAAGCCGGACTGGAAGGGCACGTTCTGGCCCACCGTGATTTCCGCCTCCTCGTTGTCGCTGGTGAGGATGTGCGGCGTGGAGAGCACGTTCACATCCGAGCTCTGCTGCATGGCGTGCAGCACCACACCGAAGGCCGGGATGCCCAGCTTCTCCAGCGCGGGGATGACGGGGCCCTGAATACCGGCGAGGAAGCCGCCGTAGGACGCCAGGCTGGTGAGCGACAGGGACGGCGGCAGGCCGTTGCCGGAGGTGTTGGTGCCGATGAGGCCAGGAACCGCGCCATTCTCCGTGCTCAGGCTGAAGCCGCTGTGCAGGTTCATGCCCAACCGCGCGTTGCGGTCCAGGTTGACCTCCATGATGACGGCCTCCACGAACACCTGACGGCGCGGCTTGTCGAGCTGCTGGATGACCTGGACGATGTTCTTGTAGTCCGCCGAGCTGGCGACGATGACCAGCGAGTTGCTGCCCTTGTCGGCCGAAATCTTCACCTCGCCGCTGAACAGCTCCGCCGCCTGCGTCGTGGTGGGGCCGCCGGGAGCGCCCGGCGGGCGGGCCTGCACCGGGGTGCGGCCGCGGGGCGTGTTGCCGGTGCCCTGGGCCAGCGACTGGAGCGTGCTGGCCAGCTCCTCCGCGTTGGCGTTCTCCAGGTAGTAGACGTTGATGCGTCCGCCGCCGCTGGTGGGGATGTCAATCTGCCCGACGATGTCCTGGATGCGCTCGAAGGCCGCGGGGCTGGCGACGATGATGAGCTTGTTGGTGCGCTCGTCCGGGATGATCTGCGACAGCGTCACCGGACCGCCGGTGGAGCCTTCCTGGCCCTGTCCGGCCTGGGGCGCGGCCTGCGCCGAGGCGGGGGGCACAGTGCGCCCGGCGGCGGCGGGCTGGCCGGGGCGGGCGCCCTTGGCCTCGAAGAGGCGCTGCACCGTGTTGGCCACGTCCTGCGCGGAGGCGTACTGCACCTGGATGATGCGCATCTCGTCACTGGCGGCGCGCGTGTCCAACTGGTGGATGATGCGCTCCAGGCGGTGGATGTTGGAGCCCACGTCGTTGATGATGATGGTGTCGGGCGGATACGGAATCGTGTCGCCGTCCTTGGACACCAACTGCTGGAGCACGCCGCGCAGCGGCTCCACTTCCACGTTCTGCACGCGGAACAGCTTGGTGACCATCTGCTCATTGGTGGTGTACGGCTCACCGTCCTCGACGATGGTCGGGATGGGGTTCTGCTTCGCCGAGCGCTTGTCGACGATCTTCATGAACCGGCCGTACTGGTAGA from Myxococcus xanthus encodes the following:
- the gspE gene encoding type II secretion system ATPase GspE, which encodes MNLTADPVLTNAATGSTASSRNDATQLVAHGQAYLCGRPLGEILRAIVPSLTEEKLQEALAIQDEKGQRIGEALVGMKAVSEEDVAKALGHQLDLPYLARIFAEEVDAELVKRIPINFAKQSRILPLSLEGDTVAVAVADPLDTAALDHVRVLLGQSVSQRIALGSTITDAINSVYDRSVNETEQLVDEMETQDLDAIAHELDEPKDLLDEDDEAPVIRLVNSVLFRAAKERASDIHIEPMERELLVRFRVDGVLQEVIKPPKRYQNAIVSRVKVMGQLNIAEKRLPQDGRIRIKLAGRDIDIRLSTIPTSFGERIVMRLLDKTATLLDLAEIGMSQKTLESMEAVIKRSHGIILVTGPTGSGKTTTLYGALSKINTPDLNILTVEDPVEYQLKGIGQMAISPKIGLTFAQGLRSFLRQDPDVIMVGEIRDKETAEIAIQASLTGHLVLSTVHTNDAAGAVTRLVDMGVEPFLVASSLTGILAQRLVRRVCPDCRVPHEPTDAELKELGHSVASFKQRYGVDRIYKAAGCPSCNRNGYRGRTGIYEFLPVDDDVRQLVLKNVDASTIKRSATSKGMTTLLDDGARKIALGETTIAEVLSITQEDM
- the gspF gene encoding type II secretion system inner membrane protein GspF gives rise to the protein MPVFEYRGLNSAGKQIKGLLEADSPKTLRSKLRADGIFLTDVLAQAEGSRAAVAKGTNAALVARDIDLRKLGRGRVNTDDVAIFTRQLSTLLGAGVTLVESLSALVDQVEKERFKRALSDIKQRVNEGSSLAEAMGQHPKIFPSIYVNMVRAGEASGALDAVLTRLADFTENQARLQQKILSTMLYPAIMMVVGGGILVALMVFVVPKVTKIFETMKATLPLSTRFLIASSNFFQNWWFILLPAMALAVVLFMRWTKSPSGKPKWDRFMLKAPLVGNMVRLLSISRFARTLSTLLKSGVPLLAAMDIVKAIMTNTVLAEVVEKARDSIREGESIANPLKRSGEFPPLVYHMVAIGERSGQLEEMLTSVADNYETQVNVRISALTSLLEPLLIVVMGAVIAFVALSILMPILQVNSAIR
- the gspD gene encoding type II secretion system secretin GspD, yielding MKTLPSWMLCLCLALAIPAQAQRRSPPSGSAGERTISPQGSGATSAGDATAGPRRTPTCEEARRNARYGIYFDKVEIEKLVQTVADATCRTFILPENVRGKISIIGPENGRVEVNADAFYSAFLASLDANGLAVYQYGRFMKIVDKRSAKQNPIPTIVEDGEPYTTNEQMVTKLFRVQNVEVEPLRGVLQQLVSKDGDTIPYPPDTIIINDVGSNIHRLERIIHQLDTRAASDEMRIIQVQYASAQDVANTVQRLFEAKGARPGQPAAAGRTVPPASAQAAPQAGQGQEGSTGGPVTLSQIIPDERTNKLIIVASPAAFERIQDIVGQIDIPTSGGGRINVYYLENANAEELASTLQSLAQGTGNTPRGRTPVQARPPGAPGGPTTTQAAELFSGEVKISADKGSNSLVIVASSADYKNIVQVIQQLDKPRRQVFVEAVIMEVNLDRNARLGMNLHSGFSLSTENGAVPGLIGTNTSGNGLPPSLSLTSLASYGGFLAGIQGPVIPALEKLGIPAFGVVLHAMQQSSDVNVLSTPHILTSDNEEAEITVGQNVPFQSGFNPSSLGSLGGGVGAGGVAGGLGGGLLGGLGGLGSLYAPITRQNVELKLTVKPQINESDYIRLVINQQTEEIASTDPVLGPTTSRRSAKTTVIARDQETLVIGGIMQDRTLESVSKVPLLGDIPLLGHLFRDTTRRKTKTNLLLFLTPYIIRGPEDFRVIFERKMKERQQFVEQFYGQVPGYDVAVDFTRKPGPLSRMGQKVTQEEQRAENGGPGVAGERVITPAPPPASGPGAVPSTQRQAPVAPAEEGGPAVREGMPPPDGSEEPVPAPAPQNFEQPPSEAIPVPEAGDAERLRIQPEAGEQTP